Part of the Xiphophorus couchianus chromosome 19, X_couchianus-1.0, whole genome shotgun sequence genome is shown below.
aagtccagactttgacttggccatgcTAAAGCCTTTTATAAGTGGAATCATCATTCTGTTGCATAACTCGTGTGCACttgagattaaaataataataaataaaaaaaaacatcaatcaccaccatgttttctGCTTGGTGCGCTTTAGCtttgtttttggtcagcagCTGTTTTTACCATGGAACATTACCATTCCATGGTAATGTTCCATGGAATGGATGTTACCATTCCGTTTATCAATTTACCATTGATAAACGGTAAATTCCAAATGCACATGAAGTTGTATACTTCATCATGTTTGTATCCCCATCACATATTAATGTTGGACAACGGTTAACTCCTTTAAAACACAATACGTTGTATTTTTTGGATAATTTATAACGAATCTACATAAATGGGCCCAAAATGGATAAGaagctaaaatatgttttatttcttaatcaatctattttactattttttttaacacaaacaggCTGTTTCCGTAATCTGATTATctatctgtaaaaataaaagacaacttcaattatcattttaatttacaaaaaaaagaatgatgttttctttgatcacctttgtgtattttaaactGCTCTGTGAATGTAAAGCTGCTGCAAAGTGGTGTAGTTCAAAACTGCCAACTGTAGAGACTGCCACAAGGCTCTTTGATCGATTCAGATTTGTTTCACTCATAAATAGAAACCAGACTCATGTTGCCGAAGTGCCTGTAGCAACATGCAGACTCATTCCAAGCTAAGCTTTCTAGATCATCTACAGGATTTATCATTGCTTGTTTTGGCTTCTGATGCAAGTTTGTCCTTAGTTTCCCTCTGTTATTTTTAGGCTTATTCATCCTAATAGACCTTAGATACAAGTTAACCTAAAgcattttgtcagattaattgtgtttttattttttttaacttactgtttttatttaaataaaaatgtgaagtcTATATGTTTTAGTATAGGCATCACACCAAGTAAATTCCACAAATCAGTACAATTCGTTCTCTAGTTCACTTTGGATAAGCTAAATTCTCattgatttataaaacaaacaatttagtCAATTTAGTGCCCAACACTGACCCCTGTTGGGTGCCACAAACAATAAGGAATTGTTATCTGCCagttaattaaataaatcaacagaACTTAAAGCTATCCTTCTGATGCAATGACTTCAGTTCTTTTAATCAATGTAACATGACCTCTtgaatcatttgcatttttcagtCAATAAACAACCCATGGTATGTATTAACTAACACTACATGGTTACCATTAAAGGCGATGTTATAACGGCTCAACATGGAGTGAGAGctgttgaaaagaaaacacaagctTTTATTATTcactggaaaaaatgaaacattaaagctGCCTCACAATCAGGATAGAGGCACCTAAATACTATAAGGGCTCCTGAGCTGTTAAGATTTCAGTCTGCATCAGTGGATGAAGTATCAGCTAAGAAAATATTATACACCAGCAagaaaacaaccataaacattATGAGGAGTTTTTTAATGGATGGCAATGGTCACTACATCCTAGAAAGTAAAATATTGTGAGATTAAGTTTCTAACACACATTgcacattgttttttgttgaaaaatataGATAAAACTAATTTGCTGCTCAGGTATTTAACAACATTATTAAAGAGTAATAATTGTTTAGAAAATCAGATAAGCTGCTTTTACAATCTTTATCTATAGTTgcattttcattgtttgttgATCACTTCCCAAatgttgaattgaattgaacacAATATACTTTATCAATCCCAGAGGAAAATTCACACTTTAATGATGAACAATAGCAGAACAATAGCAGCATGCAAGGGTTAACATCCTGGCTCCTGTGTTGGAACACATTTGCATGTTCCACATTTACCTTCGGTTCACTCTCTCCGTCTTTACCTCAGACAGAAACATTAATCAGTTCCCTGCTCATGCACTGTGTGATCATGGTTTTCTCTCTAGACTCTCTGGGCCAGTGCGTGTCGGCGCTGTCCAAACGCTTCGCTGCTGCAGAGTCCCTCAGAGACACTGTCAACTGTCTTCCTCATTCCCACCGTGAGAAGGTTTGCGAGGTGCGTCACAGAAAAGACGCCCACCACCAACAGGAAGACACGCCAAATCCTAAGGTAAGGGTGGGGACTTGTTCACAAAATACGTgttatttcttgtttatttgtcCATTGAACTGTTATCTGTGCAAAATATTCATGTTGAGTTAATTTTAATGTAGGCAACCAGTGGCAAAGTCCCTACCTCCATTCTGAAGAGGCCAAGTCCCTATGGGTCAGACGCAGAAACCAACCACAGACGGAAGGGCGAGCGCAGGGTTCGATTCAGGGAACCAGAGATCACAGTACATGGTGAGAACATTGAACTTATAACCCTTTGCAGAGTTCAGTTGTgtgacttttaaaagttttttcccTGATGTTTGTCACTGTCAGCTGTACATTCACAGGAATTTAATTAAGTAAATGCACTCAAGTGTAGGAATGCATAAGTGACCAAACATGAAAGAGCAAATAAATCTTGCAATGCAAATGACAGTACATTAAGTCCTGAGTGAAAGTGGACTGTCAGACCACAATAACTGATTTGTAGCTGGTGTAAATCATTGAAGTTGGCTTCTGTTGACTCAAAATCTATTCTCTGTTGGTTTCACAGATATTTACTGTGAGCCTTTAGGTGGTAAGTTTATTCAAAAGGAGCACTGAGTTGCATGGGGTAGCACCAACACTGcaatatttttgtcaatatCTACAGAAAATCATTACAAAATTTACCTTTCATAATTTGTTACAAGCTACTTTTGCTTAATATGCACAGTGTGGTCACACTAATCACTGATATTCTCTTGCTTTTAAGAATTGAAGGCACATAAATATCACAAATTGTACTAAAATGGTTAATTTGTAATCAAAGGGCCTGTAAcatcatttttcagatttggaGGTCATGACAGTTTTGTTCCTTACCCTGACTGATGTCGGTTCAATTCAGAGAAGAAAATTAATTGTACAGAAATAAgcagtaaattaaatttatacAAAATCAATCATACACATAGAAGATTGGATCCCAAAAATTACTTCAACCTTTGAGTCAAGCATTGGGAGAAATTATAACCTGAAGCTCataattgttgttttctaaACATATTGCAGGAGACAGCAATTCATGATTTAATGCAATCTGCAGACATCACCCGATGTTTTGATAGAGAATACGCAGACTAAAAGCctgttgtaaaataaagtgttttcttACCTggtaaacaatatttttgcaaacaacAGCTGCAGTTGATTTGGCAGCTGTTGATTTCCAGCTTCATGGGTTTGTGTTGTTCATTCCCTTAACAGATAGGGAACATAGGgaagattgtttttgttgcatgaGGAGAAATACATCCTCTTCACTTATGtactttcatttaaattatcaATATAATCTATAGGCAGTCTTCATAATTATCccactgtttttctgtcaccaaaaagtgacatttagaAAGCCCATTTTCATAAAGAAAACTGTCTGTGTACTGCAATAACCCAttaatcacttcctgtttttgagaAAAGACTTTCTTAAAATTACTTATCCACTCTGAAAATTAGTGGAAAGGTTAATTATGACATAATTAAATTTCatgcttttaatatttatagGTTTATGGCTCTAAAATGTGATGTTACTTGCCTTTTGATTGCAGACAATCAGCTTTTTTCTATTCTGTGCTTCTTGGATCCAAAAAGAAAGTCTTTTGCACACTTTCATTTAAATGCTAGTCATTTACAAGCCAAAACACTTACAAAGTGCTCTCATTTTTCAGCCTATGAGACAACGCCGGCCCGGCCCCATCTTGCCCTGTTCACCTGCCTCTTCCTACTCATGTCATTCCTCGGTGTTGCGATGTACTGCACCGACCGCAGGCGGCCACAGAGAGCATGCGAGGAGCTGGAGGCTGCTTTGGCTGTCTACCTGGTTCACATGAAGCAGCTCCTGTGGGGCTGCTGGATATGGCTGACCATGCAGTGACTGTGGCAGACCATAGATGGAGACATGGagcgtttctttttttatatatttggaGGTGCCTAAAGCCTACAAACAGCTCAGCCATGTTGCAAGGCTCTGCAATGGTAAATCTGCACCTCTTCCCCACTGAAAAGGGAATATGTTTAATCCCAGAAACATGTAGCTTCCATCTCTGTATGTATGTATCTATGTATGCACTACAGTTTGGATATGCCACTCCATATGTaagttgtgaaaatattttgcacatttgcaaCTATAATGCTCCCATAATCCCCACAATGATTTCATCCTTCAGTTCAGGTAAAAGTCTTTTGCCTGTGAGTGGATGTTTCCAAggaatgcaaatatttattttattacagaacACAATTTGTGTATCTAATATATCCCAAACAAATGAATGTGTATATATGGCTCAAAATAATAAGGTCTATCACTATCAGTATTTAGCCTTGTAATTCCATATTAATGAATGTAGAGCTGTTGGAAAATGCTTCAGAAGTGCCCGTCTGCAGGGCAAAGAATTGGGTGTTTGGTGTTGATCCATTAGAAGGTGAATACAGGGCTACATCACCTCATACTACGGGGTTAAATGAGAAGGAAAACACTTTATTCTTTCTTGTCTGTCTGTTCCTTCCGGGGTGTAACATGTGTAGCACATTCTAGTTAATCGAAGAGAATATACTTAAactacagtgccttgcaaaaagcCTTTACATGCTCTTTTCTGTTATGCTTTATctgtttattgagattttaagtGACAGCAACACTAGATTGTGAAGTGGAACGAGAATAATCAATGATTTCTACATTCCTTTGGATATAAACTTAGAGAGTGTAAGGTACTTTGGTTGCACTTGATTTAATTTAGAGGTATCAAAGTAATAAGGGCTAGATGAGGTCAGATTTATGTCACATCTTGGTTTGTACtaaacttgtttttctctgatACTCCTGGCGTTCTTTATGaatatcagagtaaaaggaGCCAATCACGGATTTGCAAGTACTCACCTCCTCTGGTTCTCTCTCAATTAAACTCATCTGCAAACTGACCCTTAGTTTTTCTACTTCTACTTGTATAGAATATTGGAAACCATGCATCGTTTCCTATCCTTTTCACAATACTCTATATTTTGTCGGTCcgccacataaaatcccaacaaaaaacattaaagtttctGGCTATACAGTTGCAAAATGTCATGGTGAGGGTCaatagttttgcaaggcactgtatatgAAAGAttatagttttaacaaatttccCCCTCTATACTGCCTGATGCTCCTCACCCTTGAATCTCACCTGTTATGTATATGTCTGCCTACTGTGTGTCTGTATTAAttcaaaaatccatccatccatccatccattttctgttcacccttgtccctaatggggtcgggagggtttctggtgcccatctccagccacgttccgggcgagaggcggggttcaccccggacaggtcgccagtctgtcgcagggctcaaaaatcccaaaatataattttatttttattgttttctattttctcacCTGATATTGGTGTAACTCCGATTCCAAACTCCTGTTTATATTTGGACGAGAAGAAAACCCTGAAACAATTGAGGCCAAACTCAGAATTATATCAGAACCAGATACTGAATTTATTGTAGATATGAGTTATATATGAGTTCCTTTATCGAATGtagcaaagaaattcaaaaaagcAGCCAAACTTGCACACAAATGGATTATACAGGAATCAAAGGGTACAGTGATGCACATCCAACATACCTCTTGTTATGAGCAATAAGACAGTGACAGAACAGTGCTCTCTGTATGACAGGTTTCAGGGAAATCATCATGATCCTGTTTGATTGTGGAGATCTCACATTTGAATTTTGAAGCAATATGGCAAATCAACGCCTGCacagaagaaataaacaaaaaacaaacaaaaaaaataacacccGCAGCTCCGTACTGTCAAACTAAATTGTCATTAGCAATAAAAGGATTCCCAGTAAACTCACGTCCTGTATATGCACACTTAGCTGCTTTTTATCTGAACATTTATGGTCACTTTGGAAAAAGTGCCTTTATGGAGGGTTTTCTtagttccttttgttttatgttttcaattgttttgaataaaactgtCATTGCCTATCAAAATCAGATAGCTTGCTTGTGCTCTTCCTGACCAATATAGGATGTGATGTAATAGCCACGGGAATGCATGCAGCTATACATACATATGTCACAGcagtaaaatatattgtttttgtagCCTATTAAGTGAGAAGAAGCCTCAGTCACTAAACAGCACatcataaaatatgtttgtttcttttatatctCACTGATGCTAAAAGCTTTTTTGGACTAGCTGCTAAATATATTAATGCTTTGAGATGCAATTTGTCATACACAACTCTTGGTAGCTGCTGTGTAaacacactgcaaaagcacagaTTGATCTACTTTGCTTAAGCATGCAAATGAGCCTCAGTTCACCAAGATGTGCCTTTTCACAACAAAAGCCTACCTAAGGAGAACGTTTATCTAGAGACCAGAAAACAATAACTACACCTCTTTATATCTAAAACCACCTGCTCAGCTTGTCATGCACTGGGTACCATGCAAaatctttacaaagaaatatgatttacaaataaacaaatttctcCAAACTCATAAATACTCAGTGGCTAGAAAATTAAGAGTTGAAGAAAACTCAAGTTTATGTTTCAGGTAAATAGTTGGCTTGGTTTGTACTCAATAAGCAATGGTTAAAACCTGCAGATTTTTGTCTGACTATGACTTTCATCCAAGGAAGAAAATGATCCATTTGATTTGATTCTATGACAATGTAAAGCAGAAGCCAATTCATTTTGATTGTCTCCACAGGCAAACGTTGGTGAATCTTATGGCAGATGAGAACCTACAGTTCTGGTCACAAGTAGGTTTACATAAACTCACAACtactttcatatttatttgggtttttagttgTGCATTTCAACAGTTTTTTATGCTAAACTGGTGTTACAACAACTCACTAtactgaattttaaaacaagaattcTGACAGACAGTCTCTCCACTGTCTTGTccttgggagaaaaaaagaaaagaaaagaaaaaacatatgtGGTGACTGTTTGATGGAGCTTTTATGAGAGcttcattttttcttgtttttgtgcagcacataaataaacctaatttagggatttaaactaaaattgcctggcaaataatttttttttccacaacagtaGTGAAAAATTAAGGCCAGAATTTAACATCTCTACAACCTAACTTGACATTTTGACCAATAGATTAGAGATAACCTGTGGATGTAATTGTTCATGAAATTCTGTGAAGTTGCTTGTTGTATTATCAGTCCACCCTAAAAAACGGTTCAAATGCATCATCAATATCTAAAACGAGATCCATGTGGATGTCGAGCGTATGTGAACTTGTGACGAGCACTGTAGGGCAGAGATGAGAGATTTGTAGTTTCTAGATCAGGCCAGTTTTGAGGTCAGAGCCGCAGCGTGAAGAGCGGCTGAGCAGCAGTTCCTTCTCGTGGATCAGGGAGTCGAGCAGATCCTCCTGTCTGTAGTTATGGTAGACCTTCAGGAAGGCTAACACTGTGATCCCAAGCCAGGACAGCCAGGCAGCCCAAAGGCCAAACTGAAACAAGGACATCCTCCATTTATGACTGCATTTCAAGAAATATCAGATTGATCTAGGAAACAAAAACTATTACCTGAGCTATTACGAACTGGTCATAGAAGGCAGAATTGTCCAGGCCAAGTTCAAGGTCCGTGTCCTGCAGCTCCTCACAACTAAACAAATTAACCGGATGTTAAAAGGGACTATGCGATGCTTTTTGTCTGAAAGTCAGTTATTGTGTGCAACTATTTCACCTGTTAGGCATGGTCCCACTCTCAGTGACGGCATCGCACCACAGGTTGAAACCCACGCTGACAATGGTGCTGGACAGGAAGATGGTGAACATCACCAGGGAGCTTATCATCAGGTTGAGGAAGGCATTGAAAAATGAGCTGCTGGGAGAAAGAAGAAACATACAAAATCGGTCTATGCTGCTCTTGAAGCTATAATACAGCTAATATAAAcccataattttctttcttggaaaatgttaatattgcagaagaccaacagaaaaaagatttttatacagaaatgttGTGTAAGAACACTTCTATGGGACAGTTATCCAGAAGACAGTTATTGACACCCCACACAATGAGAATATGCCACAAAAGACAATTGCTAATGAAGCTGAAGGTTATATGAAAGCATATTAGTAATGTATAGtttaaaggaaggaaaaagtatgTTAGAAAAAGGTGCACCAACAACAGGAAAAGAACACATCATTGAATTGACAGGTAAAATggtaaatagttttaatttgtaTGGCGTTTTATCAAGTCTGGGGATAGCAAAGCGTTGAACACTACAGTCATTTAcatcattcacacactgatggggGTAAGCTACATTGTAACAAGAGCTGCTCTAAAGCAGACTGACAGAAATGAGGCTGCCATCCAATTGTCTTTGAAAATTCTGAAATGGACGTTGTTTAACAAATCCCTCATGGCTGTATTATTTCTTTTGTAGGTGGACTTTTatctaccacactttttccttcctccaAACTTTCCATTTTACATCAGCCTTTTTCGTATCCTCCTTGTGCAGGGTGTCAATGACTGCATGATGGACAGCTGTATTATCCACGATGGCCCAGGCCATAACATGGCTGCAACATAAAATTTCAGTGTGagatacttttttaaattgatgttaCATGATATGATGCTTTTCTGAGATAAtgaattttagtttgttttttttatgaagtgaAAGCCATAACCATCAAGGttagcagaaataaacactttataCTAAGGCCTAATAGACTTCATAGAATGAT
Proteins encoded:
- the tmem179ab gene encoding transmembrane protein 179 isoform X1, which gives rise to MLRLRSSLLPLRSRTFSGGQKAEASDGKMALDNLIFAQCILYFLAFVFGFIAVVPLSENSEDFGGKCLLFTRGMWQNENITVSKQRFIVEEWGPECSCSFITFIGIASLILSAVQAWRLLFFLCKGHDDSSFFNAFLNLMISSLVMFTIFLSSTIVSVGFNLWCDAVTESGTMPNSCEELQDTDLELGLDNSAFYDQFVIAQFGLWAAWLSWLGITVLAFLKVYHNYRQEDLLDSLIHEKELLLSRSSRCGSDLKTGLI
- the tmem179ab gene encoding transmembrane protein 179 isoform X2, whose product is MLRLRSSLLPLRSRTFSGGQKAEASDGKMALDNLIFAQCILYFLAFVFGFIAVVPLSENSEDFGGKCLLFTRGMWQNENITVSKQRFIVEEWGPECSCSFITFIGIASLILSAVQAWRLLFFLCKGHDDSFFNAFLNLMISSLVMFTIFLSSTIVSVGFNLWCDAVTESGTMPNSCEELQDTDLELGLDNSAFYDQFVIAQFGLWAAWLSWLGITVLAFLKVYHNYRQEDLLDSLIHEKELLLSRSSRCGSDLKTGLI